One segment of Rosa chinensis cultivar Old Blush chromosome 6, RchiOBHm-V2, whole genome shotgun sequence DNA contains the following:
- the LOC112171863 gene encoding 3-ketoacyl-CoA synthase 10 has translation MSVIPSDMASERDLLSTEIVNRGIESSGPNAGSLTFSVRVRRRLPDFLQSVNLKYVKLGYHHLINNAIYLATIPFLVVVFSAEVGSLSREELWKKLWFDARYDLATVLGFFGVFVFTLSVYFMSRPRSIYLIDFACFRPSDDLKVSKEQFIELARKSGKFDEPSLEFQTRILNSSGLGDETYIPKSVITSTENTATMKEGRAEASMVMFGALDELFEKTKVRPKDVGVLVVNCSVFNPTPSLSAMIINHYKMRGNILSYNLGGMGCSAGIIAVDLARDMLQANPNNYAVVVSTEMVGYNWYPGSDRSMLIPNCFFRMGCSAVLLSNRRRDYHRAKYRLEHIVRTHKGADDRSFRCVYQEEDEQRLKGLKISKELVEIGGDALKTNITTLGPLVLPFSEQLLFFATLVSRHLFNNGASQPSLSSGKRPYIPDFKLAFECFCVHSASKTVLDELQRNLELSDENMEASRMTLHRFGNTSSSSIWYELAYMEAKEKVKRGDRVWQLAFGSGFKCNSIVWRSMRRVRKPSRNPWLDCIERYPIMN, from the exons ATGTCAGTTATCCCATCAGACATGGCCAGTGAGAGAGATCTCTTGTCCACTGAGATCGTCAACCGTGGGATCGAGTCCTCCGGCCCCAATGCCGGATCGCTCACGTTCTCCGTCAGGGTCCGGAGGCGGCTGCCGGACTTTCTCCAATCGGTGAACCTTAAGTACGTCAAGTTGGGCTACCACCACCTCATCAACAATGCTATATACCTGGCCACCATACCCTTTCTGGTCGTGGTTTTCAGTGCTGAGGTTGGGAGTCTCAGTAGGGAGGAGCTGTGGAAGAAGCTCTGGTTTGATGCGCGTTATGATCTTGCAACCGTGCTTGGTTTCTTTGGGGTCTTTGTGTTCACCTTGTCTGTATACTTCATGTCACGCCCTCGCTCCATCTACCTCATTGATTTTGCTTGCTTTCGCCCTAGCGACGATCTAAAG GTGTCAAAGGAGCAATTCATAGAGCTAGCAAGAAAATCAGGCAAGTTTGATGAACCGAGCCTCGAATTCCAGACTCGAATTCTCAACTCATCAGGTTTAGGAGACGAAACCTACATCCCAAAGTCAGTGATCACCTCCACCGAGAACACTGCAACCATGAAAGAAGGTCGAGCCGAGGCCTCAATGGTGATGTTCGGAGCACTGGACGAGCTCTTCGAAAAGACCAAGGTCCGTCCCAAGGACGTAGGTGTTCTTGTGGTGAATTGCAGCGTATTCAATCCCACACCCTCCTTGTCCGCCATGATCATAAACCACTACAAGATGAGGGGCAACATTTTGAGCTACAATCTGGGCGGCATGGGGTGCAGCGCTGGGATCATAGCCGTTGATTTGGCTAGGGACATGCTTCAGGCAAACCCCAACAACTATGCTGTGGTGGTAAGCACTGAGATGGTGGGATATAATTGGTACCCGGGCAGTGACAGGTCTATGCTCATTCCCAACTGTTTCTTCCGCATGGGTTGCTCAGCCGTGCTTCTCTCCAATCGCCGCCGTGACTACCACCGTGCCAAGTATCGCCTCGAACACATCGTTCGAACACATAAAGGCGCTGACGACCGTAGTTTCAG GTGTGTGtaccaagaagaagatgagCAAAGACTCAAGGGGCTAAAGATCAGCAAAGAGCTAGTGGAAATTGGTGGTGACGCACTGAAAACCAACATCACCACTCTCGGACCGCTAGTCCTGCCCTTCTCGGAGCAGCTCCTCTTTTTCGCTACATTGGTCTCGAGGCACTTGTTCAACAACGGAGCTTCACAGCCCTCTTTATCGTCAGGCAAGAGACCCTACATTCCCGATTTCAAGCTGGCATTTGAGTGCTTCTGCGTGCACTCCGCGAGCAAGACTGTGCTGGATGAGCTGCAGAGAAACCTCGAGCTCAGCGACGAGAACATGGAGGCATCGAGGATGACACTGCACCGATTTGGTAACACTTCGAGCAGTAGCATATGGTATGAGCTGGCTTACATGGAAGCAAAAGAGAAAGTGAAGAGAGGAGACCGAGTTTGGCAGTTGGCGTTCGGGTCTGGATTCAAGTGCAACAGCATTGTTTGGCGGTCCATGCGCCGGGTTAGGAAGCCTTCAAGGAATCCATGGCTTGACTGCATTGAAAGATACCCAATCATGAATTGA